A genomic stretch from Telmatocola sphagniphila includes:
- a CDS encoding glycoside hydrolase family 71/99 protein, which yields MSEYSEAEKYPASGFTQPDGKPAYLFSSDNHLTVQRHFNWMRDYGIDGVWLQHFVVDLPGGPSQDRYPSRMRVIDHVREAAKKTGRVWALAYDISGSSEDRIYQTIATDWKKMVDDKIIQDPNYIHEGGLPVVQIWGFYHQQKSTPMSAQLANKLIEFFQTPSPYSAFLVAGGDWNWRKNPDKEWRQFLARFRGYSPWNVGNYSIDTNKVTHASMGYWEEDFKECQQRGTLWIPVIYPGFSWDNLRQQKPGTSTLARREGRFLWEQFYELARLKADSVCVAMFDEVDEGTAIFKVSDTPPKEAHFQNLEGLPSDWYLRLVGEGTKMLRGQRPLSAELPFPIPKKPLR from the coding sequence ATGTCGGAGTACAGCGAGGCCGAGAAATATCCGGCTTCGGGTTTTACTCAACCCGACGGCAAGCCGGCGTATCTCTTCAGTTCCGATAATCACCTCACGGTGCAACGCCATTTCAACTGGATGCGCGATTACGGCATCGACGGCGTTTGGCTACAACATTTCGTCGTCGACCTGCCCGGCGGCCCATCCCAGGATCGCTACCCCTCCCGGATGCGAGTGATTGATCATGTCCGTGAAGCCGCCAAAAAAACTGGCCGGGTCTGGGCGCTGGCCTACGACATTAGCGGTTCATCTGAAGATCGCATCTATCAGACGATCGCCACCGATTGGAAGAAAATGGTCGACGACAAAATCATTCAGGATCCCAATTACATTCACGAGGGAGGCCTTCCTGTCGTGCAGATCTGGGGTTTCTACCATCAACAAAAATCGACTCCGATGTCGGCCCAACTGGCTAATAAACTCATCGAATTCTTCCAAACACCCAGCCCCTACTCCGCCTTTCTGGTGGCGGGAGGCGACTGGAACTGGCGTAAAAATCCCGATAAGGAATGGCGCCAGTTTCTCGCCCGATTTCGAGGCTATTCTCCCTGGAATGTCGGCAATTATTCCATCGATACGAACAAGGTTACTCATGCCAGTATGGGTTATTGGGAAGAAGATTTCAAAGAGTGTCAGCAGCGCGGCACACTTTGGATTCCGGTAATCTATCCCGGCTTCAGTTGGGATAATTTGAGACAGCAAAAACCGGGAACGTCTACATTGGCTCGGCGTGAAGGCCGTTTTCTCTGGGAGCAGTTCTATGAGCTCGCCCGGCTGAAAGCCGATTCGGTTTGCGTGGCCATGTTCGATGAAGTGGATGAAGGGACGGCTATCTTCAAGGTGAGCGATACGCCGCCAAAAGAAGCGCACTTTCAAAATCTTGAAGGACTGCCGAGCGATTGGTACCTTCGGTTGGTCGGGGAGGGAACCAAAATGCTCCGAGGGCAGCGGCCCCTCTCGGCCGAACTTCCCTTTCCGATACCGAAGAAACCCCTGAGGTGA
- a CDS encoding DUF5658 family protein, with protein sequence MRYFSYCLILLSLADLLTTYILLQTSHRFYEGNPIANFFFHRWNILGMTLFKFSLVAIVIVVSEIVERFRPGLGKLLLTLACAASAYVVVYGIELFFEHAI encoded by the coding sequence TTGCGATATTTCTCGTACTGTCTGATCCTGTTGAGTCTGGCCGATTTGCTGACGACCTACATCCTTCTCCAGACCAGTCACCGATTCTATGAGGGGAACCCCATTGCCAATTTTTTCTTCCATCGCTGGAACATTCTGGGGATGACGTTGTTCAAATTTTCGCTGGTTGCCATCGTGATCGTAGTCAGTGAGATCGTCGAACGGTTTCGCCCTGGCCTCGGTAAGTTGCTTCTGACTCTCGCATGCGCGGCCTCGGCATATGTCGTGGTTTACGGGATCGAATTGTTCTTTGAACACGCGATTTAG
- a CDS encoding phytanoyl-CoA dioxygenase family protein has product MNRISVTDELLRRYQQDGYFVIPNLFDTEEMDLLRTIARAVHQNDQKTASRRDGLGGAIKLAVENELGDNISSAFVRCQSIVDTMEKILGDEVYHYHHKMILKEPRTGGAWEWHQDYGYWYNNACLSPELASCMIAVDRATKENGCLQVLKGSHLVGRIDHLKVGDQTGADMERVKVAMERLELVHCELEPGSAIFFHCNLLHCSAQNKSEFPRWALICCYNTRRNNPYQESRHPRYSYLEKWPDARIKEIGLRDRAKL; this is encoded by the coding sequence ATGAATAGAATTTCTGTGACCGACGAACTTCTTCGTCGGTACCAACAAGATGGCTATTTCGTCATTCCCAATCTCTTCGATACCGAGGAGATGGATCTATTGCGCACGATCGCGCGGGCCGTGCATCAGAACGATCAAAAGACGGCGAGCCGTCGCGACGGCCTCGGCGGAGCAATCAAATTGGCCGTGGAAAACGAACTCGGCGACAATATTTCCAGTGCTTTTGTCCGCTGCCAAAGCATTGTCGACACCATGGAGAAGATCCTCGGTGATGAGGTTTACCACTACCACCACAAGATGATCCTGAAGGAGCCGCGAACCGGGGGAGCCTGGGAGTGGCATCAGGATTACGGTTACTGGTACAACAACGCCTGCCTCTCTCCCGAGTTGGCCAGTTGCATGATCGCGGTGGACAGAGCCACCAAGGAAAATGGCTGCCTGCAAGTGCTCAAGGGTTCTCATCTGGTCGGGCGAATCGATCATCTGAAAGTCGGTGATCAGACTGGAGCCGATATGGAACGGGTGAAAGTCGCCATGGAACGACTGGAACTGGTTCACTGCGAGCTTGAGCCAGGCTCGGCGATTTTCTTCCACTGCAATCTGTTGCACTGCTCGGCCCAGAATAAGAGTGAATTTCCTCGTTGGGCGCTCATTTGTTGTTACAACACCCGGCGAAACAACCCTTACCAGGAATCCCGGCACCCACGCTACTCCTATCTGGAAAAGTGGCCCGACGCGCGCATCAAGGAAATCGGTCTGCGGGATCGGGCGAAGTTGTAA
- a CDS encoding beta-propeller domain-containing protein: MKCLPGLLLSLLSLINNSNTSRAENLVLASASYGKNIVAICDKEGKILWSYSTTGPKAGHAGHHDLQLLENGNILFHEDWTVTKEITLDKKVVWSYDSATMNGNKGKRVDVHAFQRLPNGLTMIAESGVGRIIEVDKDGKIHSEVKLQAGGRSNTRMVRKLENGNYLVCAEDPGVVTEYNPKSEVVWEYPIKTRVYGAIRLKNGNTLIASGGGASVVEVTPEKKIVWEIKDSVDENKIALKWMTFLTELPNGNFVVGNCHAGEKNPQIFEITRDKKVVWQFNHYDTFGNGLACSQILTEEQSKLVRKLLAQANQK, translated from the coding sequence ATGAAATGTCTCCCCGGCCTGCTGCTGTCACTTCTCAGTTTAATAAACAATTCGAACACATCCCGAGCGGAAAACCTGGTTCTGGCCAGCGCTTCCTATGGAAAAAATATCGTGGCCATCTGCGATAAAGAAGGAAAAATCCTCTGGTCCTATTCGACCACCGGCCCCAAGGCGGGGCACGCCGGTCATCACGATTTGCAATTGCTGGAAAATGGCAACATTTTGTTTCACGAAGATTGGACTGTCACCAAGGAAATCACGCTCGACAAGAAAGTCGTTTGGTCTTACGATTCTGCAACGATGAACGGCAATAAGGGCAAACGGGTGGACGTTCACGCATTTCAGCGCTTGCCCAACGGTTTGACCATGATAGCTGAGAGCGGCGTCGGACGAATCATCGAGGTCGACAAAGACGGCAAGATTCACAGCGAAGTGAAACTACAAGCCGGCGGCCGATCAAATACGCGCATGGTCCGCAAACTGGAAAACGGCAATTATCTTGTCTGTGCCGAAGATCCCGGCGTGGTAACCGAGTATAACCCGAAGAGCGAAGTGGTCTGGGAATATCCCATCAAGACGCGCGTATACGGTGCGATTCGCCTCAAAAACGGTAATACCTTAATCGCTTCCGGCGGCGGCGCCAGCGTAGTCGAAGTGACCCCGGAAAAGAAGATTGTCTGGGAAATCAAAGACTCCGTGGACGAAAACAAAATCGCCTTGAAGTGGATGACCTTTTTAACTGAACTGCCCAACGGGAACTTCGTCGTTGGGAATTGCCACGCAGGCGAAAAGAATCCTCAGATTTTTGAAATCACCCGCGACAAGAAAGTCGTGTGGCAGTTCAACCACTACGACACGTTTGGCAATGGGCTAGCTTGTTCGCAAATTCTCACTGAGGAACAATCGAAACTGGTTCGCAAGCTTTTAGCTCAAGCGAACCAGAAATAA